A window of the Gordonia humi genome harbors these coding sequences:
- a CDS encoding cytochrome c biogenesis protein DipZ: MYTIVLIGFVGGLITGISPCILPVLPVVFFSGAQNTRDGASTDPGDTESPVEESDRQRRRRRLVEGSRPYRVIGGLVVSFATVTLVGSSLLSLLKLPQDTFRWAGLIVLTVIGVGLIFPAVEHLLEKPFSRLPTRSVGTGKSGFTLGLALGVLYVPCAGPVLAAIVVAGATGSIGIDTVALTLSFAVGAALPLLVFALAGRRVAERVAGFRRHQRTIRIAGGVVMIALAVGLVFNVPAALQRAIPDYTGALQNSVGGTDDLTSELDLGGIVTDENRELSKCTDGADRLQSCGTAPRLSGISEWFNTPGRAPLELSQLHGRVVLIDFWAYSCINCQRSIPHVVDWYDRYRASGLEVIGVHTPEYAFEKVPSNVQKAAEDLRITYPVALDPAFSTWTAYRNSYWPAQYLIDASGTVRHIEFGEGGYANSERLIRELLTQARPGATLPAPTERNDTTPTESTTPETYLGVGKVINYDGPTPYVSGTGDFSYPADQRPDTFALDGRWDLDYQGATARDGASIGLDFHAKDVYIVVGGTGSLTVERDGTTTTVPISGPPTLHRIVDKDDGGRGRVEVSPTPGLQVFSFTYG, from the coding sequence ATGTACACCATCGTGCTCATCGGCTTCGTCGGCGGTCTGATAACCGGTATCTCTCCGTGCATCCTCCCGGTGCTCCCCGTCGTGTTCTTCTCCGGCGCACAGAACACCCGGGACGGGGCCTCCACCGATCCCGGCGACACGGAGTCCCCCGTCGAAGAATCCGACAGGCAGCGGCGACGGCGACGTCTGGTGGAAGGGAGCCGTCCGTACCGGGTGATCGGCGGCCTCGTCGTCAGTTTCGCCACCGTGACGCTGGTCGGTTCGAGCCTGCTGTCACTGCTGAAGCTGCCGCAGGACACATTTCGGTGGGCCGGCCTGATCGTTCTCACCGTCATCGGTGTCGGACTCATCTTTCCCGCGGTGGAGCATCTGCTGGAGAAGCCGTTCTCGCGGCTGCCCACCCGCTCAGTCGGTACCGGCAAGTCCGGTTTCACCCTCGGTCTGGCACTCGGCGTCCTCTACGTGCCGTGCGCCGGCCCCGTACTCGCGGCGATCGTGGTGGCGGGCGCCACCGGTTCGATCGGGATCGACACCGTGGCGCTTACGTTGTCGTTCGCCGTCGGCGCCGCCCTGCCCCTGTTGGTCTTCGCACTCGCCGGGCGACGGGTCGCCGAGCGGGTCGCGGGGTTCCGCAGGCATCAGCGCACGATCCGTATCGCGGGGGGCGTGGTGATGATCGCACTCGCCGTGGGTCTGGTGTTCAACGTGCCCGCGGCACTGCAGCGGGCGATCCCGGACTACACCGGGGCCCTGCAGAACTCGGTCGGTGGCACGGACGACTTGACCTCCGAACTCGACCTCGGCGGTATCGTCACCGATGAGAATCGAGAGCTGTCCAAGTGCACCGACGGCGCCGACCGGTTGCAGAGTTGCGGCACGGCTCCCCGCCTGAGCGGCATCAGCGAATGGTTCAACACCCCGGGCCGAGCCCCGCTGGAACTGTCTCAGCTGCACGGCAGGGTGGTGCTCATCGATTTCTGGGCGTACTCGTGCATCAACTGTCAACGCAGCATTCCGCACGTCGTCGACTGGTATGACCGGTACCGTGCCAGTGGGCTCGAGGTGATCGGCGTGCACACTCCCGAGTACGCCTTCGAGAAGGTGCCGTCGAACGTGCAGAAGGCCGCCGAAGACCTGCGCATCACATACCCCGTCGCCCTCGATCCGGCGTTCTCGACCTGGACCGCGTACCGCAACAGCTACTGGCCCGCGCAGTACCTCATCGACGCGTCGGGAACGGTCCGACACATCGAGTTCGGCGAGGGCGGGTACGCGAACTCCGAACGACTGATCCGCGAGTTGCTCACCCAGGCCCGGCCCGGCGCCACACTGCCCGCGCCCACCGAACGGAACGATACGACGCCGACCGAATCGACGACACCCGAGACGTACCTCGGAGTCGGGAAGGTGATCAACTACGACGGCCCCACCCCGTACGTGTCAGGGACCGGCGACTTCAGCTACCCCGCCGATCAACGGCCCGACACGTTCGCGCTCGACGGGCGCTGGGACCTCGACTATCAGGGGGCGACGGCGCGGGACGGCGCGTCCATCGGCCTCGACTTCCACGCGAAGGACGTGTACATCGTCGTCGGCGGCACCGGCAGCCTCACCGTCGAACGCGACGGTACGACGACGACGGTGCCGATCAGCGGGCCGCCCACGCTGCACAGGATCGTCGACAAGGACGACGGCGGCCGAGGACGTGTCGAGGTGTCGCCGACTCCGGGACTGCAGGTGTTCTCCTTCACCTACGGGTGA
- a CDS encoding fasciclin domain-containing protein, with protein sequence MTFAIAAAATMTACSSDDSSDGSASASNTAMTSTSAMSSTGAADPAADLVGPGCADYAKQVPTGPGSVTGMSTEPVAVAASNNPLLTTLTSALSGKLNPDVNLVDTLNGGEFTVFAPVDDAFAKVPAATLDMLKTDAPALKSLLTYHVVPGQIAPDKIAGEHKTVQGDTVKVTGSGNDLQVNDASVICGGVRTANATVYLIDEVLMPPAAE encoded by the coding sequence ATGACCTTCGCCATCGCGGCGGCGGCGACCATGACCGCCTGCTCGAGCGACGACTCGTCAGACGGCTCGGCCAGCGCGTCGAACACCGCCATGACGAGCACCAGCGCGATGTCGTCGACGGGTGCCGCCGATCCGGCAGCGGACCTGGTCGGACCGGGGTGTGCCGACTACGCGAAGCAGGTGCCGACCGGACCGGGTTCGGTCACCGGGATGTCCACCGAGCCGGTGGCGGTCGCCGCGTCGAACAACCCACTCCTGACCACGCTCACTTCGGCGCTGTCGGGCAAGCTCAACCCGGACGTCAACCTCGTCGACACGCTCAACGGCGGCGAGTTCACCGTGTTCGCTCCGGTCGACGATGCCTTCGCGAAGGTTCCGGCCGCGACGCTCGACATGCTCAAGACCGACGCACCGGCTCTGAAGTCGCTGCTCACCTACCACGTGGTGCCCGGCCAGATCGCCCCCGACAAGATCGCGGGCGAGCACAAGACCGTGCAGGGCGACACGGTGAAGGTGACCGGCAGCGGAAACGACCTCCAGGTGAACGATGCAAGCGTGATCTGCGGCGGCGTCCGGACCGCGAACGCGACGGTCTACTTGATCGACGAGGTGTTGATGCCTCCGGCCGCCGAGTAG
- a CDS encoding TIGR01777 family oxidoreductase, producing the protein MGIEFTSIVDAPIDEVFGWFARPGALRRLLPPWQPMRAITEADSLAQGRAVLGLPGGLRWQARHVAADYSPPYRFVDERVVAGPASVPTALAGPWRHVHEFREMPGERTEVIDRVHTAVPASLLRSTFEFRHRQTADDLAAHRTARAGGLESSVIAVSGASGMVGSALCALLTTGGHRVIRLVRHSADRDDERTWDPASPAEDLFDGVDAVVHLAGAPIAGRFTDDHCAAIRDSRVEPTRRLAELAASTPDVRVFISASAIGFYGYDRSHETLTESSSKGRGFLAGVVDDWERAAQVSGVRTVQVRTGIVQSPLGGTLRLQRPIYTAGLGGRLGSGRQWLSWIDLDDLLDVYLRALFDDRLDGPVNAVAPEPATAADYATTLGRVLHRPAVLPVPEFGPALLLGRQGARELATADQRVDCRVLSDLGHTFRHPTLNASLRHQLGR; encoded by the coding sequence ATGGGCATTGAATTCACGAGTATCGTCGACGCTCCGATCGACGAGGTCTTCGGCTGGTTCGCCCGGCCGGGAGCACTGCGTCGACTGTTGCCGCCCTGGCAGCCGATGCGTGCGATCACCGAGGCCGACTCCCTGGCACAGGGCCGCGCCGTGCTCGGCCTCCCCGGTGGCCTCCGTTGGCAGGCCCGACACGTGGCGGCCGACTATTCGCCGCCGTACCGATTCGTCGACGAGCGCGTCGTCGCCGGCCCGGCAAGCGTCCCCACGGCGCTCGCGGGTCCGTGGCGACACGTGCACGAGTTCCGCGAGATGCCCGGCGAGCGCACCGAGGTGATCGACCGCGTGCACACCGCGGTGCCCGCGAGCCTGCTGCGGTCCACCTTCGAGTTCCGGCATCGGCAGACGGCCGACGATCTGGCCGCCCACCGCACCGCGCGTGCCGGTGGGCTCGAGTCCTCGGTGATCGCCGTGTCCGGCGCGTCCGGGATGGTCGGCTCCGCCTTGTGCGCGCTGCTCACCACCGGCGGACACCGGGTGATCCGTCTCGTGCGTCACAGCGCAGACCGCGACGACGAGCGGACGTGGGATCCGGCGTCGCCGGCCGAGGACCTGTTCGACGGCGTCGACGCCGTCGTGCATCTGGCGGGTGCGCCGATCGCGGGCCGCTTCACCGACGATCACTGCGCGGCGATCCGCGACTCCCGCGTCGAGCCGACCCGGCGGCTGGCCGAACTGGCGGCGTCCACCCCGGACGTCCGCGTCTTCATCAGCGCGTCGGCGATCGGGTTCTACGGCTACGACCGGTCGCACGAGACGCTCACCGAATCGTCGTCGAAGGGGCGCGGCTTCCTCGCCGGTGTCGTCGACGACTGGGAACGGGCTGCGCAGGTGTCCGGTGTGCGGACCGTTCAGGTTCGAACCGGCATCGTGCAGAGTCCGCTCGGGGGCACGCTGCGCCTGCAACGGCCGATCTACACGGCGGGTCTCGGCGGCCGGCTGGGCAGCGGCCGACAGTGGTTGTCGTGGATCGACCTCGACGATCTGCTCGACGTCTACCTGCGCGCGCTGTTCGACGACCGCCTCGACGGTCCGGTCAACGCCGTCGCACCCGAACCGGCCACCGCCGCGGACTACGCGACGACGCTCGGGCGGGTGCTCCACCGTCCCGCCGTTCTGCCGGTGCCGGAGTTCGGGCCCGCGCTGCTGCTGGGCCGGCAGGGCGCGCGGGAACTCGCGACCGCCGACCAACGGGTCGACTGCCGCGTCCTGAGCGACCTCGGCCACACCTTCCGGCACCCGACGTTGAACGCGTCGCTGCGGCACCAGCTCGGCCGCTGA
- a CDS encoding NAD(P)/FAD-dependent oxidoreductase, producing MSTPKALSPGSSIAVVGSGVAGLTAAHLLSHEHDVTVLEADARLGGHAHTQLLPTSDGRVLKVDTGFIVHNDRTYPTLLRLFAELGVPTQETDMSMSVSSMVTGLEYAGALGVRGLFPSPRNVVSVRHLRLLAQVRRFHRLARRVLDEPADDVPLSRFVATAGLSSYFVDNFLLPLVAAVWSCDAATAADYPARYLFAFLDHHGMLTVFGSPAWRTVTGGSDTYVQAIARGVVASGGAVRTSSEVLDLRETADGVVVRSSAATEVYDAVVVATHPHQALAMLDRPTVAQRTVLGAIGYSPKHAVLHTDESLLPRARRARASWNYQIRTDGDGVAVTYDLTRLMRLPDSGERALVTMGRTDLVDPRTIVAEMSYEHPVYDVESVAAQRRLAEIDTARMSFAGAYHGWGFHEDGAAAGAAAARRFGGRWGRTDDDLLAEAFS from the coding sequence GTGAGTACCCCGAAAGCACTGTCACCAGGTTCTTCCATCGCCGTCGTCGGCAGCGGTGTGGCCGGTCTGACCGCCGCGCACCTGCTGTCGCATGAGCACGACGTCACCGTCCTCGAGGCCGATGCCCGCCTCGGCGGCCACGCGCACACCCAGCTGCTGCCGACGTCGGACGGACGCGTACTCAAGGTCGACACCGGCTTCATCGTCCACAACGACCGAACGTATCCGACGCTGCTGCGACTCTTCGCCGAACTGGGCGTGCCGACGCAGGAGACCGACATGTCGATGTCGGTCTCGTCGATGGTCACCGGACTGGAGTACGCGGGGGCGCTCGGTGTGCGCGGGCTGTTCCCCAGCCCGCGCAACGTGGTCAGCGTCCGCCACCTCCGACTGCTCGCGCAGGTGCGTCGGTTCCACCGACTGGCCCGGAGAGTCCTCGACGAACCCGCCGACGATGTGCCGCTGAGCCGGTTCGTCGCGACAGCCGGACTGTCGTCGTATTTCGTGGACAACTTCCTGTTGCCGCTCGTCGCCGCGGTGTGGTCGTGCGACGCCGCGACCGCGGCCGACTATCCGGCGCGCTACCTGTTCGCCTTCCTCGACCACCACGGGATGCTCACCGTGTTCGGGTCGCCCGCCTGGCGGACCGTCACCGGTGGCTCGGACACGTACGTGCAGGCGATCGCGCGCGGAGTCGTCGCCTCCGGCGGAGCGGTACGGACCTCGTCCGAGGTGCTCGATCTGCGGGAGACCGCCGACGGCGTCGTCGTCCGCAGCTCGGCCGCTACGGAGGTCTACGACGCGGTGGTCGTCGCGACGCACCCCCACCAGGCGCTCGCGATGCTCGACCGGCCCACCGTCGCCCAGCGGACCGTGCTGGGGGCCATCGGCTACTCGCCGAAACACGCAGTCCTGCACACCGACGAGTCGCTGCTCCCGCGTGCGCGGCGGGCCCGCGCATCGTGGAACTACCAGATCCGGACCGACGGTGACGGTGTCGCGGTGACCTACGACCTCACCCGACTGATGCGGTTGCCCGACTCCGGTGAGCGGGCCCTGGTCACCATGGGCCGGACCGATCTGGTGGACCCGCGGACGATCGTCGCCGAGATGAGTTACGAGCATCCCGTGTACGACGTGGAGTCCGTGGCCGCGCAGCGTCGACTCGCCGAGATCGATACGGCGCGGATGTCGTTCGCCGGCGCGTACCACGGGTGGGGGTTCCACGAGGACGGTGCGGCCGCGGGCGCCGCCGCGGCACGTCGGTTCGGCGGACGGTGGGGGCGGACCGATGACGACCTGCTCGCCGAGGCGTTCTCATGA
- a CDS encoding DUF1365 domain-containing protein, with translation MNTSARIVPVRISHVRRAPVDHRFAYRGLMWLVDVDDLPLLPTGLRGLARFVPADHFTAAARTGQSIRERLHDAVRAQGVDAPTGRILALTSPRVCGYTFNPLTVFWCHDRSGALDYVVAEVHNTYGGRHCYVVHTDQDGRATADKAFYVSPFNDVNGEYRLRLPAPSPDGAVSLAVVLERDGHPPFTATLSGVARPATVPSVLRAQLSAPLAPWLVALRIRIQGIRLWARGLPIVPRHRDSDREAAR, from the coding sequence ATGAACACCTCCGCTCGGATCGTCCCGGTCCGGATCTCGCATGTCCGACGCGCCCCCGTCGACCATCGGTTCGCCTATCGCGGACTGATGTGGCTCGTCGACGTCGACGACCTGCCGCTCCTGCCGACCGGACTGCGCGGCCTGGCCCGATTCGTTCCCGCCGACCATTTCACCGCAGCCGCTCGCACCGGGCAGTCGATCCGCGAACGCCTGCACGACGCCGTCCGCGCTCAGGGCGTCGACGCGCCGACCGGGCGGATCCTCGCGCTGACCTCGCCGCGAGTGTGCGGCTACACGTTCAACCCGTTGACGGTGTTCTGGTGCCATGACCGGTCCGGGGCGCTCGACTACGTCGTCGCCGAAGTCCACAACACCTACGGCGGCCGGCACTGCTACGTGGTGCACACCGACCAGGACGGTCGAGCGACGGCGGACAAGGCGTTCTACGTGTCCCCGTTCAACGACGTCAACGGCGAGTACCGACTCCGACTGCCCGCGCCGTCACCCGACGGCGCGGTGTCGCTCGCGGTGGTCCTCGAGCGCGACGGCCACCCGCCTTTCACCGCGACGCTGTCGGGTGTCGCGCGCCCGGCGACCGTTCCCTCGGTGCTGCGCGCTCAACTGTCCGCTCCGCTCGCCCCCTGGCTGGTGGCGCTTCGCATCCGTATCCAGGGAATCCGACTGTGGGCACGAGGCCTGCCGATCGTTCCCCGACACCGAGACTCCGACCGAGAGGCCGCCCGATGA
- a CDS encoding SAM-dependent methyltransferase has protein sequence MTVDRDDRPSTAPSDRTRRPGVAPAPTSTVAAVRGAAARALFRRAVRGLPVHVEGAGVSSTRPDRPRMTIVHADAFFRRIGTSGLIGLGESFMAGEWTSDDPVGVLVPFAERIGTLIPSVLQRLRPLVLPAHPIDEANSVDNTRSNISRHYDLSNELFASFLDETLTYSSAHFGSTADLARADLNGLADAQRAKIDRLLDHADVGPGTRLLEIGTGWGELALRAARRGATVRSITLSQEQRSHARRRAREAGLDDRIRVDLLDYRAVDGEYDAVVSVEMIEAVGMEYWPVYFATVERLLAPGGRAAIQAITMPHKRMLASARTYTWVHKYIFPGGQIPSYEAMRDAAADAGLRVDETDAFGAHYARTLRLWRERFETNWDAIAELGFDETFRRMWTFYLAYSEAGFASGYLDVVQLRFVKAARP, from the coding sequence ATGACCGTAGACCGAGACGACCGACCGTCCACCGCCCCGTCCGACCGCACCCGACGTCCCGGCGTCGCGCCCGCGCCGACGTCGACGGTGGCAGCCGTCCGAGGAGCCGCCGCGCGCGCACTGTTCCGCCGTGCCGTCCGCGGCCTCCCCGTCCACGTCGAGGGCGCCGGCGTGTCGTCCACGCGCCCCGACCGGCCCCGAATGACCATCGTCCACGCGGACGCGTTCTTTCGCCGCATCGGGACGTCCGGCCTGATCGGCCTGGGGGAGTCGTTCATGGCGGGCGAGTGGACCTCCGACGACCCCGTCGGCGTGCTGGTCCCGTTCGCAGAACGGATCGGAACGCTCATCCCATCCGTGCTGCAGCGACTCCGTCCGCTGGTCCTGCCTGCGCATCCGATCGACGAGGCCAACTCCGTCGACAACACGAGGTCGAACATCTCACGGCACTACGACCTGTCCAACGAGTTGTTCGCGTCGTTCCTCGATGAAACGCTCACCTACTCGAGTGCGCACTTCGGATCGACCGCCGATCTCGCCCGCGCCGACCTGAACGGTCTCGCCGACGCACAACGAGCCAAGATCGACCGGCTGCTCGACCACGCCGATGTCGGACCGGGCACGCGGCTGCTGGAGATCGGCACCGGCTGGGGCGAACTGGCCCTGCGAGCCGCCCGACGCGGTGCGACGGTGCGATCCATCACCCTCTCACAGGAACAGCGGTCCCACGCGCGGCGTCGAGCCCGGGAAGCCGGACTCGACGACCGGATCCGGGTGGACCTGCTCGACTACCGGGCCGTGGACGGCGAGTACGACGCGGTGGTGTCGGTGGAGATGATCGAAGCGGTCGGCATGGAGTACTGGCCGGTGTACTTCGCGACGGTCGAACGACTGCTGGCGCCCGGCGGACGGGCCGCGATCCAAGCGATCACGATGCCGCACAAGCGAATGCTGGCGTCCGCGCGAACCTACACCTGGGTGCACAAGTACATCTTCCCCGGCGGCCAGATCCCGTCGTACGAGGCGATGCGCGACGCCGCGGCGGACGCCGGGCTCCGCGTCGACGAGACCGATGCGTTCGGAGCGCACTATGCGCGAACCCTCCGGCTCTGGCGGGAACGCTTCGAGACCAACTGGGACGCGATCGCCGAGTTGGGCTTCGACGAGACGTTCCGGCGGATGTGGACGTTCTACCTCGCGTACTCCGAAGCGGGCTTCGCGTCCGGTTACCTCGACGTGGTGCAGCTCCGATTCGTGAAGGCCGCGCGCCCATGA
- the sigK gene encoding ECF RNA polymerase sigma factor SigK, with product MTRAETDTEILADLLARSAAGDTAAFAEFYDRTSARVHGMVLRVLRDPGYSEETTQEVYLQVWRGAVSYRSAEGTPIAWLLSIAHRRAVDRVRSESSASRRDSDYGARELVDIGDAVGDEVQARDAGRRVRKCLGTLSALQAEAVGLAYYGGLSYSEVADRLTVGLPAIKSRIRDGLKRLRGCLENG from the coding sequence GTGACGCGGGCCGAGACCGACACCGAGATCCTCGCGGATCTGTTGGCTCGATCCGCCGCGGGCGACACCGCGGCGTTCGCCGAGTTCTACGACCGGACCAGCGCCCGGGTACACGGCATGGTGCTGCGGGTGTTACGAGACCCCGGGTACTCCGAGGAGACCACCCAGGAGGTGTACCTGCAGGTGTGGCGCGGAGCCGTCTCCTACCGCTCCGCCGAGGGCACGCCGATCGCCTGGTTGCTCTCCATCGCTCATCGTCGGGCGGTGGACCGGGTCCGCTCGGAGTCGTCGGCATCGCGCCGAGACTCCGACTACGGCGCACGGGAACTGGTCGACATCGGTGACGCGGTGGGTGACGAGGTCCAGGCGCGTGATGCGGGCCGCCGAGTGCGCAAATGTCTCGGCACGCTCAGCGCGTTACAGGCCGAAGCCGTCGGCCTCGCGTACTACGGCGGCCTCTCCTACAGCGAGGTGGCCGACCGGTTGACCGTGGGTCTGCCGGCGATCAAGAGTCGGATCAGAGACGGATTGAAGCGCCTGAGGGGGTGTCTGGAGAATGGCTGA
- a CDS encoding anti-sigma factor — protein sequence MAETPESNDIDDLLDMAAPMALDALTDIERARVRARLKTADRSVRDAFEAEVAGLRGVLADLSETTSQAPPAELRAELLDQIRAQPPGADAPGADGPRGSEPAHRLRWIAAAAAVLVIGVGGGAVGYAMSRTDEPTRTTAERVFDSTDVRTVTGPLATGRASVTYSPSTGAGVLVMNDVPPPDPGKVYQLWLVGPGGARLGGVMTPEDVAPSTTAVLDDLGDATSMAFTVGDAASPDRRIADPVAEISLG from the coding sequence ATGGCTGAAACACCCGAGTCGAACGACATCGACGACCTGCTCGACATGGCCGCTCCGATGGCACTCGACGCGCTCACCGACATCGAGCGCGCCCGGGTACGCGCCCGGCTCAAAACCGCTGACCGGTCCGTCCGAGACGCGTTCGAGGCCGAGGTGGCCGGGCTCCGCGGGGTGCTGGCAGACCTGAGCGAGACGACGTCGCAGGCTCCGCCCGCCGAGCTCCGCGCCGAACTGCTCGACCAGATCCGTGCTCAGCCGCCCGGTGCCGACGCACCCGGGGCGGACGGCCCGCGCGGGTCGGAGCCCGCGCATCGTCTCCGGTGGATAGCGGCTGCGGCCGCGGTATTGGTGATCGGCGTCGGCGGCGGAGCGGTAGGTTATGCGATGTCGCGCACCGACGAACCGACTCGGACGACGGCCGAGCGGGTCTTCGACTCGACGGATGTGCGCACGGTGACCGGTCCGCTCGCGACGGGTCGGGCCTCGGTGACGTACTCGCCCTCGACGGGTGCGGGCGTCCTGGTCATGAACGACGTCCCGCCGCCGGACCCGGGCAAGGTCTACCAACTCTGGCTCGTCGGGCCCGGCGGTGCTCGTCTGGGCGGGGTCATGACACCGGAGGACGTCGCTCCCTCGACCACCGCCGTGCTAGATGATCTGGGCGACGCGACATCGATGGCGTTCACCGTCGGCGACGCCGCGAGCCCCGACCGTCGGATCGCCGACCCGGTCGCCGAGATCTCGCTCGGCTGA
- a CDS encoding CynX/NimT family MFS transporter: MVPVTTTTPQRRFERYGSGGLRGRVIVLVAIVVFAFSLRTAVTSFTPLLERVSVDIGFGDTIKGLLGMLPTLAFGVAGLVSPRLGRRFGIEQVTLAAVVITGVGIAARSFSQNVGVLIVLSCVALFGMGVGNILIPPLVKRYFADRIAPISTAYIVFVQAGTVIPAAVAIPLADATNWRISLGVWALVPLAALGPWLWVVRERRIAARAETPVPVEQSPTPATARIAMWRSPMAWGMTLMFGMTSAGTYAMFTWMPKIFTDAGGSESLGGTSVAIFSGVGLAATFVAPSLSTRFANPFAFTIVFAASWFAGFAGLMWAPLSAPWLWALLCGLGPTTFPMALTLINVRTRTSEASAALSGFAQGVGYLLACAGPMLFGVLHDVTGGWGAPFLLTVGMTLAMLCGAWVICKPRYLEDQIG; the protein is encoded by the coding sequence ATGGTTCCAGTGACCACCACGACGCCGCAACGAAGGTTCGAACGCTACGGATCGGGCGGCCTCCGCGGTCGAGTCATCGTCCTGGTGGCCATCGTGGTCTTCGCCTTCTCACTGCGGACCGCGGTCACCTCCTTCACCCCGCTGCTCGAGCGGGTGTCCGTCGACATCGGTTTCGGCGACACGATCAAAGGACTCCTCGGCATGCTGCCGACGCTGGCGTTCGGCGTGGCCGGGCTGGTGTCCCCACGTCTGGGTCGCCGATTCGGAATCGAGCAGGTGACACTGGCCGCGGTCGTGATCACCGGCGTTGGCATCGCCGCGCGTTCGTTCAGCCAGAACGTCGGTGTGCTGATCGTCCTGTCGTGTGTGGCCCTGTTCGGCATGGGTGTCGGCAACATCCTCATCCCGCCGTTGGTGAAGCGCTACTTCGCGGACCGGATCGCGCCGATCAGCACGGCCTACATCGTGTTCGTCCAGGCCGGCACCGTGATCCCCGCCGCCGTCGCGATTCCCCTGGCCGACGCCACGAACTGGCGGATCTCGCTCGGGGTGTGGGCGCTGGTGCCGTTGGCCGCGCTCGGACCGTGGCTGTGGGTGGTGCGGGAACGTCGGATCGCCGCCCGCGCGGAGACACCCGTCCCGGTCGAGCAGTCGCCGACACCGGCGACCGCACGCATCGCGATGTGGCGTAGCCCGATGGCGTGGGGCATGACCCTCATGTTCGGCATGACGTCGGCGGGCACGTATGCGATGTTCACCTGGATGCCGAAGATCTTCACCGACGCGGGAGGCAGCGAGTCGCTCGGCGGCACCTCGGTCGCGATCTTCTCCGGCGTCGGTCTCGCCGCGACGTTCGTCGCACCGTCGTTGTCGACTCGGTTCGCGAACCCGTTCGCGTTCACCATCGTGTTCGCGGCCAGCTGGTTCGCCGGCTTCGCCGGGCTGATGTGGGCGCCGTTGTCGGCGCCCTGGCTGTGGGCGCTCCTGTGCGGCCTCGGCCCGACCACGTTCCCGATGGCGTTGACGCTGATCAACGTCCGGACGCGAACGAGCGAGGCGTCCGCCGCCCTCTCCGGATTCGCGCAGGGCGTCGGCTACCTGCTCGCCTGCGCCGGACCGATGCTGTTCGGTGTGCTCCACGACGTGACCGGCGGCTGGGGTGCGCCGTTCCTGTTGACCGTGGGGATGACGCTCGCCATGCTGTGCGGCGCATGGGTCATCTGCAAGCCCCGGTACCTGGAGGACCAGATCGGCTGA
- the rpsL gene encoding 30S ribosomal protein S12: MPTINQLVRKGRKDKASIKKTAALKGSPQRRGVCTRVYTTTPKKPNSALRKVARVRLTSGVEVTAYIPGEGHNLQEHSMVLVRGGRVKDLPGVRYRIIRGSLDTQGVKDRKQARSRYGAKKGN, encoded by the coding sequence GTGCCAACTATCAATCAGCTGGTCCGCAAGGGCCGCAAGGACAAGGCGTCGATCAAGAAGACCGCCGCCCTGAAGGGGAGCCCGCAGCGTCGTGGCGTGTGCACCCGCGTGTACACCACCACCCCGAAGAAGCCGAACTCCGCTCTCCGGAAGGTCGCCCGCGTGCGCCTGACGAGTGGCGTCGAGGTCACCGCCTACATCCCGGGTGAGGGCCACAACCTGCAGGAGCACTCGATGGTGCTCGTCCGCGGCGGTCGTGTGAAGGACCTCCCGGGTGTTCGCTACCGCATCATCCGCGGCTCGCTCGACACCCAGGGTGTCAAGGACCGCAAGCAGGCTCGCAGCCGTTACGGCGCCAAGAAGGGGAACTGA
- the rpsG gene encoding 30S ribosomal protein S7: MPRKGPAPKRPLINDPVYGSPLVTQLVNKILLDGKKSTAERIVYQALEQAREKTGTDPVVTLKRALDNVKPTLEVKSRRVGGATYQVPIEVKPNRANTLALRWLVTFSRQRREKTMVERLANELLDASNGLGASVKRREDTHKMAEANRAFAHYRW; the protein is encoded by the coding sequence ATGCCACGTAAAGGACCCGCTCCCAAGCGCCCGCTGATCAACGACCCCGTCTACGGTTCGCCGCTGGTCACGCAGCTCGTCAACAAGATCCTGCTGGACGGCAAGAAGTCGACCGCCGAGCGGATCGTCTACCAGGCCCTCGAGCAGGCTCGCGAGAAGACCGGCACCGACCCCGTCGTCACGCTCAAGCGCGCGCTCGACAACGTCAAGCCGACCCTCGAGGTCAAGAGCCGCCGCGTCGGTGGCGCCACCTACCAGGTTCCGATCGAGGTCAAGCCGAATCGCGCCAACACCCTCGCGCTGCGTTGGCTGGTCACCTTCAGCCGCCAGCGTCGTGAGAAGACGATGGTCGAGCGTCTGGCCAATGAGCTGCTGGACGCCTCGAACGGTCTGGGCGCCTCGGTGAAGCGTCGCGAGGACACCCACAAGATGGCTGAAGCCAACCGGGCGTTCGCGCACTACCGCTGGTGA